From one Chanodichthys erythropterus isolate Z2021 chromosome 3, ASM2448905v1, whole genome shotgun sequence genomic stretch:
- the srebf2 gene encoding sterol regulatory element-binding protein 2 isoform X4, translating to MDASEFMDTMDPSLSELGDEFTLGDIDEMLQFVSNQVDFPDLFEDQMGGGSVAPVRPLPQTAPSTILTPPHTPVQASSQTQTQTQTQTPIQTQTRTPPLLQPRPQPITQVQTFPMQTLAVQTQAQPQTVMITPTATPSRFIQNQVICQQNHGTGFQVLQPQMQSIVTSPQVQPMTIQHQRVLTPAGQTIQTLSTTPMHTMSQQVPLLVHQPQILKTDSLVLTTLKPDGTQVLSTVQNPTGITTLTAPIQTTALQVPTLMSSNILTTVPMVMGGGDKLPIKQLPSGTTHSGGGARVSMDQSMAVTTGPGGVVKEGERRTTHNIIEKRYRSSINDKILELRDLVMGSDAKMHKSGVLRKAIDYIKYLQQVNHKLRQENLALKMASQKNKSVCVSDDLDLKPESAFISPPPSDSGSSSPAQLSPFCIDSEPGSPLLEHEQVKSEPDSPSSVGVMDRSRLLLCALTFLCLSLNPLPSLLGAEEDGTGLSAAHGSSRSLFSLPGQTQSFGAWLWCVLPWFLVWLLSGVGVVWGCVRVLYLWEPVTPLHSPTSVRFWRHRKQADLQLYRGDYTAAVASLQTCLSVLSRVLPSSTLDIICSLSWNLIRYCLRRPAPLGWLVRLVGGRHEGEESQTSSRDAALVYHKLSQLQLTGKMEQRPLWGVCVSLSAVNLTESAEGKMSVAQQIQIYVTAAISLRAALGKHLSCLPGYLLSCAEALACQSDSKPLPSDAKLLPDCMRWIFTPLGRQFFLSCDWSVRSESSEQVFTSQRDEADPIAQLHRSFCEKLLERAVHTLIEPQSSKHAEDAGEFTGVLEFLQLLNSCTEDSAPSTAPFPALANQSSTPVRDPVCRWWASVLKAAVHWLQGDDASVRSLLAEAERMPRALHTLDHPLPKAVLALCKAVQMSVCPQKGEGVVSCLGHCQRASAHLHISVCQSHNNTWLHKGVELLVCDLLLTLRTSLWQRGGGSNGEPGPAPGSQLAGFQRDLSSLRKLGQAHRQAQHKLFLHETTVRLMAGASPTRTHQLLRHRTHNYTTAADGGERERAHAILLACRHLPLPLLTPPGHRARLLAEAKRTLERVGDRRSLQDCQQILLRLGGGTTIAAS from the exons ATGGACGCCTCAGAGTTCATGGACACGATGGACCCGAGCTTATCCGAGCTGGGCGATGAGTTCACACTGGGAGACATCGACG AGATGTTGCAGTTCGTCAGTAATCAGGTGGATTTCCCGGATCTCTTCGAGGATCAGATGGGTGGCGGATCTGTGGCCCCTGTGAGGCCCCTCCCACAGACGGCCCCCAGCACCATACTGACCCCCCCTCACACACCTGTACAGGCCAGCAGCCAGACGCAGACACAGACGCAAACGCAGACACCGATACAGACGCAGACACGCACACCACCGCTGCTGCAGCCGCGACCACAGCCGATCACACAG GTGCAGACGTTCCCCATGCAGACGCTGGCTGTGCAGACGCAGGCGCAGCCGCAGACGGTGATGATCACCCCGACCGCCACGCCGTCCCGATTCATCCAGAACCAGGTGATCTGCCAGCAGAACCACGGCACGGGTTTCCAGG TCCTCCAGCCGCAGATGCAGAGCATTGTGACATCACCGCAGGTCCAGCCAATGACGATCCAGCACCAGCGTGTGCTGACTCCAGCCGGTCAGACCATCCAGACACTGTCGACGACGCCCATGCACACAATGTCTCAACAAGTGCCT TTGTTGGTGCACCAGCCTCAGATCCTGAAGACGGACTCTCTGGTTCTGACCACACTGAAACCGGACGGGACACAGGTTCTGTCGACCGTACAGAACCCGACGGGCATCACGACCCTCACTGCGCCCATCCAGACCACCGCACTGCAGGTTCCT ACGCTGATGAGCAGTAACATTCTGACCACTGTTCCCATGGTGATGGGGGGTGGAGACAAGCTGCCAATCAAGCAGCTGCCATCGGGCACCACCCACAGTGGAGGCGGAGCCAGGGTGTCCATGGATCAGAGTATGGCTGTTACCACGGGACCGGGAGGAGTCGTGAAAGAGGGCGAGCGACGCACAACGCACAACATCATCGAGAAGCGCTACCGCTCGTCCATCAACGACAAGATCCTGGAGCTGCGTGACCTCGTCATGGGCAGCGACGCCAAG ATGCATAAGTCCGGTGTTCTGCGCAAAGCCATCGACTACATCAAATACCTGCAGCAGGTGAACCATAAGCTCCGGCAGGAGAACCTGGCGCTGAAGATGGCCAGCCAGAAGAACA AGTCGGTTTGTGTGTCTGATGATCTGGATCTTAAGCCCGAGTCGGCCTTCATCTCTCCTCCTCCGTCTGACTCCGGCTCCAGCTCTCCCGCTCAGCTCTCGCCCTTCTGCATCGACTCCGAGCCGGGCAGCCCGCTGCTGGAGCACGAGCAG GTGAAGAGCGAGCCGGACTCGCCCTCGTCAGTCGGCGTGATGGACCGCTCGCGTCTGCTGCTCTGCGCGCTCACCTTCCTGTGCCTGTCGCTCAACCCTCTGCCGTCTCTGCTGGGCGCCGAGGAGGACGGGACGGGTCTGAGCGCCGCTCACGGATCCTCGCGCTCGCTCTTCTCTCTGCCCGGACAGACGCAGAGCTTCG GGGCGTGGCTGTGGTGTGTGCTGCCGTGGTTTCTGGTGTGGCTGCTGAGCGGGGTGGGCGTGGTCTGGGGGTGTGTCCGAGTGCTGTACCTGTGGGAGCCGGTCACGCCCCTTCACTCGCCCACATCAGTGCGCTTCTGGAGGCACCGCAAACAGGCCGACCTGCAGCTCTACCGG GGCGATTACACAGCCGCTGTGGCGAGTCTGCAGACGTGTCTGTCCGTCTTATCCAGAGTCCTGCCCTCCTCCACCCTCGACATCATCTGCTCCCTCTCCTGGAACCTGATTCGCTACTGCCTGCGGAGACCCGCCCCCCTTGGCTGGCTGGTGCGTCTGGTTGGAGGGCGGCACGAGGGGGAGGAGTCACAGACAAGCTCGCGGGACGCAGCGCTGGTGTATCACAAACTCAGCCAGCTGCAGctcacag GTAAGATGGAGCAGCGTCCGCTGTGGggcgtgtgtgtgtctctgaGTGCCGTCAATCTGACTGAAAGCGCCGAGGGGAAGATGTCTGTGGCTCAGCAGATCCAGATCTATGTGACGGCCGCCATCAGTCTGAGAGCAGCGCTGGGGAAACATCTCAGCTGTCTGCCG GGTTATTTGTTAAGCTGTGCCGAGGCTCTGGCCTGTCAGTCAGACTCTAAGCCCCTCCCATCAGACGCTAAGCTCCTCCCAGACTGCATGCGCTGGATCTTCACGCCGCTGGGCCGTCAGTTTTTCCTGAGCTGTGATTGGTCGGTGAGGTCGGAGAGCAGCGAGCAGGTTTTCACCTCTCAGAGAGATGAAG CGGATCCCATCGCTCAGCTGCACCGCAGCTTCTGTGAGAAGCTCCTGGAGAGAGCCGTTCACACGCTGATCGAGCCGCAGAGCAGCAAACACGCTGAGGACGCTGG GGAGTTCACTGGTGTGTTGGAGTTCCTGCAGCTGTTGAACAGCTGCACTGAAGACTCCGCCCCCTCGACCGCCCCTTTCCCCGCGCTGGCCAATCAGAGCTCAACACCAG TGAGGGACCCCGTGTGTCGCTGGTGGGCGTCGGTCCTGAAGGCTGCGGTTCATTGGCTGCAGGGCGATGATGCGTCGGTGAGGTCACTGCTGGCGGAGGCGGAGCGGATGCCGCGAGCGCTTCACACGCTAGA tcacCCGCTGCCCAAGGCCGTGCTGGCGCTGTGTAAGGCCGTGCAGATGAGCGTGTGTCCGCAGAAGGGCGAGGGTGTCGTGAGCTGCCTCGGTCACTGTCAGCGCGCCAGTGCGCACCTGCACATCAGTGTGTGTCAGTCGCACAACAACACCTGGCTGCAcaag GGGGTGGAGCTTCTGGTCTGTGACCTCCTCCTGACTCTGAGAACCAGCCTGTGGCAGCGCGGGGGCGGGTCTAACGGAGAGCCCGGCCCCGCCCCTGGATCCCAGCTGGCCGGATTCCAAAGGGACCTGAGCTCTTTGCGGAAGCTCGGACAAGCCCACAGACAAGCCCAGCACAAG CTGTTCCTGCACGAGACGACGGTCAGGCTGATGGCAGGAGCCAGTCCCACACGCACACACCAGCTGCTGCGACACCGAACACACAACTACACCACAGCAG